From the Manis javanica isolate MJ-LG chromosome 13, MJ_LKY, whole genome shotgun sequence genome, one window contains:
- the SF3B5 gene encoding splicing factor 3B subunit 5, producing MTDRYTIHSQLEHLQSKYIGTGHADTTKWEWLVNQHRDSYCSYMGHFDLLNYFAIAENESKARVRFNLMEKMLQPCGPPADKPEEN from the coding sequence ATGACGGACCGCTACACCATCCACAGCCAACTGGAGCACCTGCAGTCCAAGTACATCGGCACCGGCCACGCCGACACCACCAAGTGGGAGTGGCTGGTGAACCAGCATCGCGACTCCTACTGCTCCTACATGGGCCACTTCGACCTTCTCAACTACTTCGCCATTGCGGAGAACGAGAGCAAAGCGCGAGTCCGCTTCAATTTGATGGAGAAGATGCTGCAGCCTTGCGGGCCTCCTGCCGACAAGCCGGAGGAGAACTGA